One window of Perca flavescens isolate YP-PL-M2 chromosome 15, PFLA_1.0, whole genome shotgun sequence genomic DNA carries:
- the pgls gene encoding 6-phosphogluconolactonase, translating to MAGRRVVVFPSSAELGPVLAQLVTSRAEKAIMSHGRFTLGLSGGSLVSMLSKELPALPDLDCSKWVVAFCDERLVSFDDPESTYGLYKGQLFSKVNIPDSGILTIDSSLAVNECAEDYTRKLKEAFPDGDVPVFDLLLLGMGPDGHTCSLFPDHPLLKETKKIVAPISDSPKPPPQRVTMTFPVVNSARCVAFVSTGGSKAPVLKEVLEGREGPAFPAARVVPTNGELFWLVDDPAAASLTIQVERLGSGAKL from the exons ATGGCTGGCAGAAGAGTTGTGGTCTTCCCCTCCTCAGCGGAGCTTGGACCGGTGCTGGCCCAACTGGTGACATCTCGGGCTGAGAAGGCCATCATGTCTCATGGCCGGTTCACCCTGGGGCTCTCTGGAGGAAGTCTTGTGTCCATGCTCAGCAAAGAGCTGCCCGCCCTGCCAGACCTGGACTGCAGCAAGTGGGTGGTTGCTTTCTGTGACGAGCGACTGGTTTCCTTCGATGATCCTGAGAGCACCTATGGGCTGTACAAG GGTCAGTTGTTCTCCAAGGTCAACATCCCTGACAGTGGGATCTTAACCATTGACTCCTCTCTGGCAGTCAACGAGTGTGCTGAGGATTATACCCGCAAATTGAAGGAG GCCTTCCCAGATGGTGACGTCCCAGTGTTTGACCTGTTACTGCTGGGTATGGGACCTGATGGACACACCTGTTCCCTCTTCCCAGACCACCCTCTCCTGAAG GAAACCAAGAAGATTGTGGCCCCCATCAGCGACTCTCCCAAACCACCGCCACAGCGTGTAACTATGACCTTTCCAGTGGTGAACTCTGCACGCTGTGTGGCTTTTGTATCCACAGGCGGAAGCAAAGCACCCGTTTTAAAG GAAGTGCTAGAGGGTAGAGAAGGTCCAGCGTTTCCAGCGGCCCGTGTTGTCCCGACTAACGGAGAGCTGTTCTGGCTTGTTGATGACCCTGCAGCTGCCTCCTTAACTATCCAGGTAGAACGGCTAGGCTCCGGGGCCAAACTCTAG
- the colgalt1a gene encoding procollagen galactosyltransferase 1 isoform X1, which yields MHGLACLPAALLLLLLSCTPARGYFAEERWSPESSLLAPRILVALICRNSEHSLPYFLGTIERLNYPKERMALWVATDHNEDNTTAILRDWLVKMKSLYHYVEWRPKEEPRHYPSEDGPKQWTDLRYEHVMKLRQVALESAREMWADYFMLVDCDNLLTNPDVLWKLMRENKTVIAPMLESRAAYSNFWCGMTSQGYYKRTPAYIPMRKQVRKGCFAVPMVHSTFLIDLRKEASRQLAFHPPHPEYSWAFDDIIVFAFSARMADVQMFVCNKETYGYFPVPLRSHNTLQDEVDSFVHSLLEANVRNPPVMPSKYIPVPRKQPDKLGFDEVFMINLQRRTDRRERMLRTLYKQEIACKVIAAVDGKAMNISEVQAMGIHMLPGYSDPYHGRPLTKGELGCFLSHYNVWKEIVERRLDTSLVIEDDLRFEIFFKRRLMNLMREVKDEGLDWDLIYIGRKRMQVDHPEKAVPNIHNIVEADYSYWTLGYMISLQGAEKLLKAEPLKRILPVDEFLPIMYNKHPVSDYMEQFETRDLKAFSAEPLLVYPTHYTGDKGYISDTETSTVWDNDKVRTDWDRARSGKTGEQAEISTEAQNSDVLQSPLDSTARDEL from the exons ATGCACGGGCTCGCCTGCCTCCCCGCCGCCCTGCTTCTCTTGCTGCTCTCCTGTACTCCTGCTCGGGGATATTTTGCGGAGGAGCGCTGGAGCCCCGAGTCTTCGCTCCTCGCTCCCCGGATCCTCGTCGCCCTCATCTGCAGAAACTCCGAGCACTCTCTGCCGTATTTCCTCGGTACTATCGAGCGCCTCAACTATCCCAAGGAGCGTATGGCTTTGTG GGTAGCAACTGATCATAACGAGGACAACACCACAGCCATTTTGCGTGACTGGCTTGTCAAGATGAAGAGCCTTTACCATTATGTGGAGTGGAGGCCAAAAGAGGAGCCCAG GCATTATCCGAGTGAAGATGGTCCGAAGCAATGGACAGACCTCCGTTATGAGCATGTTATGAAGCTCCGGCAAGTAGCACTGGAGTCAGCTCGTGAGATGTGGGCGGACTACTTTATG TTGGTGGACTGTGATAACCTCCTCACCAATCCCGATGTGTTGTGGAAGCTCATGAGAGAAAACAAGACCGTCATAGCTCCAATGCTTGAATCCCGTGCAGCGTATTCAAACTTCTGGTGTGGAATGACCTCCCAG GGTTACTATAAGCGCACTCCAGCCTACATACCTATGAGAAAGCAGGTGCGCAAGGGCTGTTTTGCAGTTCCCATGGTCCACTCCACCTTCCTGATAGACCTCAGGAAAGAGGCGTCCAGACAGCTGGCCTTTCACCCACCACACCCAGAATACAGCTGGGCTTTTGATGACATCATTGTGTTTGCTTTCTCTGCTCGGATGGCAG ATGTTCAAATGTTTGTATGTAATAAAGAGACCTATGGTTACTTTCCTGTGCCTCTGCGATCCCACAATACCTTGCAAGACGAAGTTGACAGTTTTGTGCACTCCCTGCTGGAGGCTAATG TGCGAAATCCCCCAGTGATGCCTTCCAAATACATACCTGTTCCTAGAAAACAACCTGACAAACTGGGCTTTGATGAG GTGTTCATGATAAACCTGCAGAGGCGAACTGACCGCCGAGAACGTATGTTGAGGACGTTATACAAGCAGGAGATTGCTTGTAAGGTCATTGCAGCTGTAGATGGAAA GGCGATGAATATCAGTGAAGTTCAAGCTATGGGCATCCACATGCTCCCTGGATACAGTGACCCCTATCATGGTCGCCCACTGACAAAGGGAGAGCTGGGATGCTTCCTTTCCCACTATAACGTCTGGAAAGAG ATTGTGGAGCGACGCCTGGACACCTCCCTGGTGATTGAAGATGACCTGCGCTTCGAGATCTTCTTCAAACGGCGCTTGATGAACTTAATGAGGGAGGTGAAGGATGAAGGACTGGACTGGGATCTCAT TTATATTGGTCGGAAGAGAATGCAAGTGGATCACCCAGAGAAAGCGGTGCCTAATATACACAACATAGTGGAAGCAGACTATTCATATTGGACACTAGGCTATATGATATCATTACAAGGTGCAGAGAAGCTTTTGAAAGCAGAACCACTAAAGAGGATTTTGCCAGTGGATGAGTTTCTTCCCATCATGTACAATAAACACCCTGT GTCTGATTATATGGAACAGTTTGAAACCAGAGACCTGAAGGCATTTTCAGCTGAGCCTCTTCTAGTGTATCCAACACACTACACAGGCGACAAAGGCTACATCAGCGACACTGAGACCTCCACAGTGTGGGACAATGACAAGGTCCGTACAGACTGGGACAGAGCACGCTCAGGAAAAACTGGGGAGCAGGCTGAGATCAGCACCGAGGCTCAGAACTCCGATGTGCTCCAGTCGCCTTTGGACAGCACAGCAAGGGACGAGCTATGA
- the colgalt1a gene encoding procollagen galactosyltransferase 1 isoform X2, whose amino-acid sequence MVSLISVVATDHNEDNTTAILRDWLVKMKSLYHYVEWRPKEEPRHYPSEDGPKQWTDLRYEHVMKLRQVALESAREMWADYFMLVDCDNLLTNPDVLWKLMRENKTVIAPMLESRAAYSNFWCGMTSQGYYKRTPAYIPMRKQVRKGCFAVPMVHSTFLIDLRKEASRQLAFHPPHPEYSWAFDDIIVFAFSARMADVQMFVCNKETYGYFPVPLRSHNTLQDEVDSFVHSLLEANVRNPPVMPSKYIPVPRKQPDKLGFDEVFMINLQRRTDRRERMLRTLYKQEIACKVIAAVDGKAMNISEVQAMGIHMLPGYSDPYHGRPLTKGELGCFLSHYNVWKEIVERRLDTSLVIEDDLRFEIFFKRRLMNLMREVKDEGLDWDLIYIGRKRMQVDHPEKAVPNIHNIVEADYSYWTLGYMISLQGAEKLLKAEPLKRILPVDEFLPIMYNKHPVSDYMEQFETRDLKAFSAEPLLVYPTHYTGDKGYISDTETSTVWDNDKVRTDWDRARSGKTGEQAEISTEAQNSDVLQSPLDSTARDEL is encoded by the exons ATGGTATCATTAATATCTGT GGTAGCAACTGATCATAACGAGGACAACACCACAGCCATTTTGCGTGACTGGCTTGTCAAGATGAAGAGCCTTTACCATTATGTGGAGTGGAGGCCAAAAGAGGAGCCCAG GCATTATCCGAGTGAAGATGGTCCGAAGCAATGGACAGACCTCCGTTATGAGCATGTTATGAAGCTCCGGCAAGTAGCACTGGAGTCAGCTCGTGAGATGTGGGCGGACTACTTTATG TTGGTGGACTGTGATAACCTCCTCACCAATCCCGATGTGTTGTGGAAGCTCATGAGAGAAAACAAGACCGTCATAGCTCCAATGCTTGAATCCCGTGCAGCGTATTCAAACTTCTGGTGTGGAATGACCTCCCAG GGTTACTATAAGCGCACTCCAGCCTACATACCTATGAGAAAGCAGGTGCGCAAGGGCTGTTTTGCAGTTCCCATGGTCCACTCCACCTTCCTGATAGACCTCAGGAAAGAGGCGTCCAGACAGCTGGCCTTTCACCCACCACACCCAGAATACAGCTGGGCTTTTGATGACATCATTGTGTTTGCTTTCTCTGCTCGGATGGCAG ATGTTCAAATGTTTGTATGTAATAAAGAGACCTATGGTTACTTTCCTGTGCCTCTGCGATCCCACAATACCTTGCAAGACGAAGTTGACAGTTTTGTGCACTCCCTGCTGGAGGCTAATG TGCGAAATCCCCCAGTGATGCCTTCCAAATACATACCTGTTCCTAGAAAACAACCTGACAAACTGGGCTTTGATGAG GTGTTCATGATAAACCTGCAGAGGCGAACTGACCGCCGAGAACGTATGTTGAGGACGTTATACAAGCAGGAGATTGCTTGTAAGGTCATTGCAGCTGTAGATGGAAA GGCGATGAATATCAGTGAAGTTCAAGCTATGGGCATCCACATGCTCCCTGGATACAGTGACCCCTATCATGGTCGCCCACTGACAAAGGGAGAGCTGGGATGCTTCCTTTCCCACTATAACGTCTGGAAAGAG ATTGTGGAGCGACGCCTGGACACCTCCCTGGTGATTGAAGATGACCTGCGCTTCGAGATCTTCTTCAAACGGCGCTTGATGAACTTAATGAGGGAGGTGAAGGATGAAGGACTGGACTGGGATCTCAT TTATATTGGTCGGAAGAGAATGCAAGTGGATCACCCAGAGAAAGCGGTGCCTAATATACACAACATAGTGGAAGCAGACTATTCATATTGGACACTAGGCTATATGATATCATTACAAGGTGCAGAGAAGCTTTTGAAAGCAGAACCACTAAAGAGGATTTTGCCAGTGGATGAGTTTCTTCCCATCATGTACAATAAACACCCTGT GTCTGATTATATGGAACAGTTTGAAACCAGAGACCTGAAGGCATTTTCAGCTGAGCCTCTTCTAGTGTATCCAACACACTACACAGGCGACAAAGGCTACATCAGCGACACTGAGACCTCCACAGTGTGGGACAATGACAAGGTCCGTACAGACTGGGACAGAGCACGCTCAGGAAAAACTGGGGAGCAGGCTGAGATCAGCACCGAGGCTCAGAACTCCGATGTGCTCCAGTCGCCTTTGGACAGCACAGCAAGGGACGAGCTATGA
- the colgalt1a gene encoding procollagen galactosyltransferase 1 isoform X3 encodes MKSLYHYVEWRPKEEPRHYPSEDGPKQWTDLRYEHVMKLRQVALESAREMWADYFMLVDCDNLLTNPDVLWKLMRENKTVIAPMLESRAAYSNFWCGMTSQGYYKRTPAYIPMRKQVRKGCFAVPMVHSTFLIDLRKEASRQLAFHPPHPEYSWAFDDIIVFAFSARMADVQMFVCNKETYGYFPVPLRSHNTLQDEVDSFVHSLLEANVRNPPVMPSKYIPVPRKQPDKLGFDEVFMINLQRRTDRRERMLRTLYKQEIACKVIAAVDGKAMNISEVQAMGIHMLPGYSDPYHGRPLTKGELGCFLSHYNVWKEIVERRLDTSLVIEDDLRFEIFFKRRLMNLMREVKDEGLDWDLIYIGRKRMQVDHPEKAVPNIHNIVEADYSYWTLGYMISLQGAEKLLKAEPLKRILPVDEFLPIMYNKHPVSDYMEQFETRDLKAFSAEPLLVYPTHYTGDKGYISDTETSTVWDNDKVRTDWDRARSGKTGEQAEISTEAQNSDVLQSPLDSTARDEL; translated from the exons ATGAAGAGCCTTTACCATTATGTGGAGTGGAGGCCAAAAGAGGAGCCCAG GCATTATCCGAGTGAAGATGGTCCGAAGCAATGGACAGACCTCCGTTATGAGCATGTTATGAAGCTCCGGCAAGTAGCACTGGAGTCAGCTCGTGAGATGTGGGCGGACTACTTTATG TTGGTGGACTGTGATAACCTCCTCACCAATCCCGATGTGTTGTGGAAGCTCATGAGAGAAAACAAGACCGTCATAGCTCCAATGCTTGAATCCCGTGCAGCGTATTCAAACTTCTGGTGTGGAATGACCTCCCAG GGTTACTATAAGCGCACTCCAGCCTACATACCTATGAGAAAGCAGGTGCGCAAGGGCTGTTTTGCAGTTCCCATGGTCCACTCCACCTTCCTGATAGACCTCAGGAAAGAGGCGTCCAGACAGCTGGCCTTTCACCCACCACACCCAGAATACAGCTGGGCTTTTGATGACATCATTGTGTTTGCTTTCTCTGCTCGGATGGCAG ATGTTCAAATGTTTGTATGTAATAAAGAGACCTATGGTTACTTTCCTGTGCCTCTGCGATCCCACAATACCTTGCAAGACGAAGTTGACAGTTTTGTGCACTCCCTGCTGGAGGCTAATG TGCGAAATCCCCCAGTGATGCCTTCCAAATACATACCTGTTCCTAGAAAACAACCTGACAAACTGGGCTTTGATGAG GTGTTCATGATAAACCTGCAGAGGCGAACTGACCGCCGAGAACGTATGTTGAGGACGTTATACAAGCAGGAGATTGCTTGTAAGGTCATTGCAGCTGTAGATGGAAA GGCGATGAATATCAGTGAAGTTCAAGCTATGGGCATCCACATGCTCCCTGGATACAGTGACCCCTATCATGGTCGCCCACTGACAAAGGGAGAGCTGGGATGCTTCCTTTCCCACTATAACGTCTGGAAAGAG ATTGTGGAGCGACGCCTGGACACCTCCCTGGTGATTGAAGATGACCTGCGCTTCGAGATCTTCTTCAAACGGCGCTTGATGAACTTAATGAGGGAGGTGAAGGATGAAGGACTGGACTGGGATCTCAT TTATATTGGTCGGAAGAGAATGCAAGTGGATCACCCAGAGAAAGCGGTGCCTAATATACACAACATAGTGGAAGCAGACTATTCATATTGGACACTAGGCTATATGATATCATTACAAGGTGCAGAGAAGCTTTTGAAAGCAGAACCACTAAAGAGGATTTTGCCAGTGGATGAGTTTCTTCCCATCATGTACAATAAACACCCTGT GTCTGATTATATGGAACAGTTTGAAACCAGAGACCTGAAGGCATTTTCAGCTGAGCCTCTTCTAGTGTATCCAACACACTACACAGGCGACAAAGGCTACATCAGCGACACTGAGACCTCCACAGTGTGGGACAATGACAAGGTCCGTACAGACTGGGACAGAGCACGCTCAGGAAAAACTGGGGAGCAGGCTGAGATCAGCACCGAGGCTCAGAACTCCGATGTGCTCCAGTCGCCTTTGGACAGCACAGCAAGGGACGAGCTATGA